From Phycodurus eques isolate BA_2022a chromosome 13, UOR_Pequ_1.1, whole genome shotgun sequence, a single genomic window includes:
- the LOC133411786 gene encoding kelch-like protein 10, with translation MSCNGAFSYKSGSVYNELRLTRELSDAVIIVDKVEFHIHKIILCNISLYFVELFQHGSTPDQTIYVIQGLTPPLMQLLIDYAYTGSVSVSEDNVKDLLIAADKFNITGIIHTCCAFLTEQLCPENCISIWQFSKNCHAPELQLNAYQYILYHFEAVTSSFELQQLSLQDFCKILDRDDLIVKENTVYEAILQWIAHAPGERGKNMPVLLAKVRLALTSQEFITISVLTNDLVQNSRKCLEMVAFAARVMRQMKAYSVSGYCNLVARPRLPSGILLAIGGWSDDNPTHLIEAYDVQSDCWDYLVDHMQHPRAYCGAVFLNNSIYCVGGFDGAEHYNTVSCFDLNARTWQEVAPMHSRRCYVSVAVLKGCIYAIGGYDGRVRLKTAECYTPETNQWTLIASMQEHRSNASCTVLNDKVYICGGFNGNEFLQTAEYYSPETNEWTVIAPMNSRRSGIGVIGCADYVYAVGGYDGDDRLASAEAYNPQTNNWILLPSMQCPRSNFGIEVVEDRLFVAGGYSGVSTTNHVEYYDLTTGLWSPASAMRISRNALTCCVISGFRNVTQYAMLRKNLPELLLEDGLEREDDF, from the exons ATGAGTTGCAATGGTGCATTTTCATACAAGTCTGGCTCTGTTTACAATGAACTGCGTCTGACAAGAGAACTCAGTGATGCAGTCATCATAGTTGATAAAGTTGAGTTTCACATCCACAAGATAATCCTTTGCAACATCAGCCTGTACTTTGT AGAACTTTTCCAGCATGGGTCAACCCCAGACCAGACGATCTATGTCATACAGGGTCTGACACCACCCTTAATGCAGCTTCTCATTGACTATGCATACACTGGCTCTGTGTCTGTGTCAGAGGATAACGTAAAGGACTTGTTGATAGCAGCAGATAAGTTCAACATAACAGGCATCATTCATACCTGCTGTGCATTTCTAACTGAGCAGCTCTGCCCAGAGAACTGCATCAGCATCTGGCAGTTCTCTAAGAATTGCCATGCCCCAGAGCTGCAGCTAAATGCCTACCAGTACATCTTATACCACTTTGAGGCTGTCACGAGCTCATTTGAGTTACAACAACTCTCCTTGCAGGACTTCTGCAAGATCTTGGACAGAGATGACCTGATTGTGAAGGAGAACACCGTTTACGAGGCCATCCTCCAATGGATCGCACATGCTCCTGGGGAGCGAGGTAAAAACATGCCGGTGCTCCTGGCCAAA GTCCGTCTAGCTCTGACCAGTCAGGAGTTCATCACCATCAGTGTGCTGACTAATGACCTTGTGCAGAACAGCAGAAAATGCCTGGAGATGGTCGCCTTTGCTGCCCGAGTTATGCGACAAATGAAAGCCTACTCTGTGTCTGGGTACTGCAATCTGGTGGCCCGCCCACGACTGCCTTCTGGCATCCTGCTGGCGATTGGCGGCTGGAGTGACGACAATCCTACGCACCTCATTGAGGCGTATGACGTGCAATCTGACTGTTGGGACTACCTGGTGGACCACATGCAGCACCCCCGAGCGTACTGCGGTGCTGTCTTTCTCAACAACTCCATCTACTGTGTCGGAGGATTTGATGGGGCCGAACACTACAACACCGTCAGCTGTTTTGACTTGAACGCACGCACTTGGCAGGAAGTGGCCCCCATGCACTCCCGTCGATGCTACGTGAGTGTGGCGGTGCTAAAGGGCTGCATCTACGCAATAGGAGGCTACGACGGGCGTGTGCGACTTAAGACGGCGGAGTGCTACACGCCCGAGACCAACCAGTGGACCCTTATCGCCAGCATGCAGGAACACAGGAGCAACGCCAGTTGCACAGTCCTCAATGACAAG GTGTACATTTGCGGAGGTTTTAATGGAAATGAGTTCCTGCAAACAGCAGAGTATTACAGCCCAGAGACCAATGAATGGACAGTGATCGCCCCCATGAACAGCCGTCGCAGTGGCATTGGCGTCATTGGCTGTGCTGACTACGTTTACGCA GTCGGCGGATATGACGGTGATGACCGCCTGGCTAGCGCCGAAGCTTACAACCCACAAACCAACAACTGGATCTTGTTGCCCTCCATGCAGTGCCCCCGAAGCAACTTTGGCATTGAAGTGGTAGAGGATCGCCTCTTTGTTGCCGGTGGTTACAGCGGCGTCTCAACCACCAACCACGTGGAGTACTACGACCTCACCACTGGTCTGTGGTCTCCGGCCAGCGCCATGAGGATTTCCCGAAATGCCTTGACTTGCTGCGTGATATCCGGATTTCGCAACGTGACCCAATATGCAATGCTGCGGAAAAATTTACCCGAGCTCCTCTTGGAGGATGGTTTGGAAAGGGAGGATGACTTCTAG